In Microbulbifer sp. THAF38, the sequence CTTGGTAATGTGTGCGACCCTGACCGGGATAACGACGGCACTGAGAATGGAACCGATAACTGCCCCAACGTCTCCAACGCCGATCAAACTGACACCGACTCCGATGGGCAGGGCGACCTTTGCGACGGTGACGATGATGCAGATGGCATTGAGGATCAGAGTGACAACTGCCCACTTGAAGCCAACGCCGACCAGACCGACACCGATGGCGATGACCTCGGCGACCTCTGCGACTCGGATCGGGATGGCGATGGCGTAGACAACGATGCAGACAACTGTCCTCTTGAGCCGAATGCAGATCAGGTAGATAGCGACGGTGACAGTTTTGGCGATGCCTGCGATAACAACGCCGATATTGACGGGGATCTAATTCCCGACAGCGTCGACAACTGTGTAAGTGTTGCCAATACCAGCCAATTCGACCGAGATGGAGATGGTATTGGTGACGCCTGTGACAGTGATCTAGACGGCGACGGTAGTGATAACGAAGCAGATAACTGCCCGGCTATTCCCAATCGGAATCAGGAAAATAATGATAATGACCAGTACGGAGATATCTGTGATAGCGATGATGATAACGATGGCATCAACGACTTTGTCGATAACTGTCGCTACGCCTCCAATGCCAACCAGAAAGACAGCGACGGAGACACCCTCGGCGATGCCTGTGATTACGATCTGGATAATGACGGCATCGAAAATACTAACGACAATTGCCCCAACGCCTCCAACACCCTACAAGAGGACCGGGATGGAGATGGCATAGGCAATGTTTGCGATACAAACACCGATAGTGACAATGACGGCTATGACGACGGAGTAGACAACTGCCCAGCCGTAGCAAACCCGGATCAGGCTGATCAGGATAAGGACGGCAACGGAGATAGCTGTGATATTGACTGGGATGGAGACGGCACGGCCAATGGGCAAGATAACTGTCCCTTTGTACCCAACGATCAAACCGATAGCGACAGCGACGGCTCCGGTGACCATTGTGATAATGACCTCGACGGTGACGGTGTCGAGGACAACCTAGACAATTGCCCCCATGTGCCAAACCCAGGGCAGGAAGACGGTGATGATGATGGCAATGGGGACGCCTGTGATAGCGATGTCGATAACGACAGCTTGGATGACAGCACAGATAACTGCCCAGCTATTTCCAACCCAACCCAAAGCGATAGTGATGGAGACGGACTAGGAGATGCCTGCGACCCCGATGTGGATAACGACAGAGTAGAAAATGCCTTGGACAACTGCCCACAAAGTTGGAATCCCAATGGCGAAGACTCTGATCAGGACGGGATTGGCGATGCCTGTGACTTTGACACCCTCCTCTCCTGCACAAGCTTCGAGGGGCTAGAAATAATGGATGGAGCCAGCACTGAATTGGAGCATGGTATCAATGCCCCCTGCGAGGGCTGTTCTGTAACTTCTTTGGGCAAGGTTAGCAACGGCATACTATCCGATGCCGCCAGAATGGAAGTAGCGAGGGGCGCTGGAGGTAGCACTTATATCCAGATCAACCATGAAGATGTAAGAACTGGGCGCTATATGGTCA encodes:
- a CDS encoding thrombospondin type 3 repeat-containing protein, whose amino-acid sequence is MSKIPLIVFILSLLLLSACGSDKGRGRAAEDLLPGSNVTDSDRDGIRNSDDNCPSISNASQEDLDSDGSGDACDSDDDNDNHLDSEDNCPQIANTDQADSDGDGLGNACDEDLDGDEVVNEEDNCPADANHEQGDIDNDGVGDSCDNDRDGDDYTNTLDNCPNVANPDQADQDSDGIGDLCDADSDSDDDGLDDGVDNCPQVPNEDQVDTDSDGVGNACDNDDDGDSIEDSGDNCPSTPNPAQEDQDNDGLGNVCDPDRDNDGTENGTDNCPNVSNADQTDTDSDGQGDLCDGDDDADGIEDQSDNCPLEANADQTDTDGDDLGDLCDSDRDGDGVDNDADNCPLEPNADQVDSDGDSFGDACDNNADIDGDLIPDSVDNCVSVANTSQFDRDGDGIGDACDSDLDGDGSDNEADNCPAIPNRNQENNDNDQYGDICDSDDDNDGINDFVDNCRYASNANQKDSDGDTLGDACDYDLDNDGIENTNDNCPNASNTLQEDRDGDGIGNVCDTNTDSDNDGYDDGVDNCPAVANPDQADQDKDGNGDSCDIDWDGDGTANGQDNCPFVPNDQTDSDSDGSGDHCDNDLDGDGVEDNLDNCPHVPNPGQEDGDDDGNGDACDSDVDNDSLDDSTDNCPAISNPTQSDSDGDGLGDACDPDVDNDRVENALDNCPQSWNPNGEDSDQDGIGDACDFDTLLSCTSFEGLEIMDGASTELEHGINAPCEGCSVTSLGKVSNGILSDAARMEVARGAGGSTYIQINHEDVRTGRYMVSFLVENTNSLLDLIYLNSITISTYLDGTATGENISGYMLAPFKVNGARNHRLLLANTRADFNQVRLTLRGLELSNNKLDVYLTCAVPISQQ